One segment of Salvelinus alpinus chromosome 1, SLU_Salpinus.1, whole genome shotgun sequence DNA contains the following:
- the LOC139570177 gene encoding uncharacterized protein, whose product MVRTLNNMAELRGSRFGRPWPRHGLKLLFWFANDYIVFDDDNQMVANYDPNNGDFGFHHFRNRLECENSVCKRLLPDEGYPFYEVGNLHLIASDSMPNYVRKYNTGDIDTSNMDRLIISMRPDRTVDKVYVTQHEDLRSFDPVNTYRISRGLLMTIRGQSLEIFLKEAGYSTHEKNVIMHQGIAPRESGDTRNDMEGGSRAAPRAAPRAPPRAAPGFWDSYCTIL is encoded by the coding sequence ATGGTTCGAACATTGAACAATATGGCGGAGCTGAGAGGTTCTAGGTTCGGTCGTCCCTGGCCGAGGCACGGACTCAAGCTCCTTTTCTGGTTCGCCAACGATTACATCGTCTTCGACGATGACAACCAGATGGTTGCAAATTACGACCCCAACAACGGAGACTTTGGTTTCCATCACTTCCGGAACAGACTTGAGTGTGAAAACTCCGTCTGCAAGAGGCTGCTTCCTGATGAGGGCTACCCATTCTATGAGGTGGGCAACCTCCACCTTATAGCATCTGATTCCATGCCTAATTATGTCAGGAAGTACAACACTGGTGACATAGATACCAGCAACATGGACCGCCTCATCATCAGTATGCGTCCAGACAGGACAGTGGATAAGGTCTATGTGACCCAACACGAGGACCTGAGGAGCTTCGACCCGGTCAACACCTATCGCATCAGCAGGGGGTTGCTCATGACCATACGTGGCCAATCATTGGAGATCTTCCTGAAAGAGGCGGGCTATTCCACCCATGAGAAAAATGTAATTATGCATCAGGGCATCGCCCCCAGGGAGTCTGGGGATACCAGAAATGATATGGAAGGTGGATCCAGAGCTGCACCCAGAGCTGCACCCAGAGCTCCACCCAGAGCTGCACCAGGATTCTGGGAtagctactgtaccatactgtaa
- the LOC139567760 gene encoding uncharacterized protein has product MVRTLNNMTELRGSRFGRPWPRHGLKLLFWFAKDYIVIKNDNQMVANYNPKEERFGFHYFMNRRECENDVCKRLLPYGDYPFYEVGNLHLPASDSMPEYVRKHNTGHIDTSNMDRLIISMRPDMTVDKVYVTQHEDLRSFDPVNTYCISRGLLMTIRGQSLEIFLKEAGYSTHEKNVIMHQGIAPRESGDTRNDMEGGSRAPPRAPPRAAPGFWDSYCTIL; this is encoded by the coding sequence ATGGTTCGAACATTGAACAATATGACGGAGCTGAGAGGTTCTAGGTTTGGTCGTCCCTGGCCGAGGCACGGACTCAAGCTCCTTTTCTGGTTCGCCAAAGATTACATCGTCATCAAAAATGACAACCAGATGGTTGCAAATTACAACCCCAAAGAAGAACGCTTTGGTTTCCATTACTTCATGAACAGACGTGAGTGTGAAAACGACGTCTGCAAGAGGCTGCTTCCTTATGGTGACTACCCGTTCTATGAGGTGGGCAACCTCCACCTCCCAGCATCTGATTCCATGCCTGAGTACGTCAGGAAGCACAACACTGGTCACATAGATACCAGCAACATGGACCGCCTCATCATCAGTATGCGTCCAGACATGACAGTGGATAAGGTCTATGTGACCCAGCACGAGGACCTGAGGAGCTTCGACCCGGTCAACACATATTGCATCAGCAGGGGGTTGCTCATGACCATACGTGGCCAATCATTGGAGATCTTCCTGAAAGAGGCGGGCTATTCCACCCATGAGAAAAATGTAATTATGCATCAGGGCATCGCCCCCAGGGAGTCTGGGGATACCAGAAATGATATGGAAGGTGGATCCAGAGCTCCACCCAGAGCTCCACCCAGAGCTGCACCAGGATTCTGGGAtagctactgtaccatactgtaa